One window of the Cryptomeria japonica chromosome 7, Sugi_1.0, whole genome shotgun sequence genome contains the following:
- the LOC131071925 gene encoding transcription factor bHLH140, giving the protein MEYKIYDYSMAASGYANAHAHAQINENDVSMLNGNVGHEICVPQRNNNTPSGGFCGGNVVSGHSTSASTSKKQVVQNQKKKIQSKQHNTTKLSVDPQSVAARQRRHRISKRFRILQTLVPGGTKMDTASMLDEAIQYVKFLKYQIWFHEMMGYALSNNCNSLSASSSAQVVSPSPSLQMETDSYGSFNAHELTEANTFSYVTGNWGIN; this is encoded by the coding sequence ATGGAGTATAAGATCTACGACTACTCCATGGCTGCTTCAGGGTATGCTAATGCTCATGCTCATGCTCAGATCAATGAAAATGATGTTTCAATGCTGAATGGCAATGTGGGTCATGAAATTTGCGTGCCCCAACGGAATAATAACACTCCTTCTGGAGGATTCTGTGGAGGAAATGTGGTTTCAGGCCATTCGACCTCTGCTTCGACATCTAAAAAGCAGGTTGTGCAGAATCAGAAGAAGAAAATTCAGTCGAAGCAGCACAACACAACCAAGCTGTCGGTGGATCCTCAGAGCGTGGCAGCTCGTCAGAGGAGGCATCGGATCAGTAAGAGGTTCAGAATTCTGCAGACCCTTGTTCCCGGTGGTACAAAGATGGACACTGCTTCCATGCTTGACGAGGCCATTCAGTATGTTAAGTTTCTCAAGTACCAGATTTGGTTTCATGAGATGATGGGCTATGCTTTAAGTAATAACTGCAATTCCTTGAGCGCTTCTTCCTCTGCCCAAGTTGTTTCTCCTTCTCCATCGCTGCAGATGGAAACTGATAGCTATGGCAGCTTTAATGCCCATGAACTTACAGAGGCTAATACTTTTAGTTATGTTACTGGAAACTGGGGAATCAATTAG